The proteins below are encoded in one region of Flammeovirga kamogawensis:
- a CDS encoding sulfatase-like hydrolase/transferase, with protein sequence MKKLLLFTINLILLSTSLTFATTWYVSTTGENSNNGELSTPFLTIDYALSIAADDDTIHILGTITESQIMITKSITIEGDSPSTSIVQSDNISAIELLAGVNPPTLVSNSRIFTINTVGINVRFKNLTIQNSVDLGQGGAIINNKSASVLEIESCNFINNYSANSGGAIATNQELSIKNSSFIGNESASHSGAVNNNSGGYPLTIENSLFSGNKASGTGTGGAVRTNSQNVSLVNNTFVNNSTSAVNKVEGVNFFGSTGTINLYNNIFFNNKGESDDRADGEDLSISTTGTITVNARANIISYIHASTTRGLFTGNNNLLQSANVTADLIKFGPLQQAQNGLYVLPIYPSSIGDNTGDETNGTLEDALGFVKTNYDRGHLSIGSTPIAPIFITDKYQNYPENQEALTLKTLSASNAVSFEIIGGEDQNAFTIDNNGDLSFNTQPQLGIPNDTDNDNVYKVEVKITEGNLSSTQLFELSIVGAKLNVVMIVLDDLNDYAGFMGGHLQTKTPNIDRLASQGVSFMNAHSNAPLCDPSRASFLNGILPITSQHFGTGNSNWKNNVVLKESKLISEYFMDNGYTTYKTGKITHSTSGENSWWDYVHENSHDYGPLAYNGVGGAVHQNSVHQMHDAGGSLDGVYGRLSDIPRVRTHSSLQNASRYTEGWFSTTSKTAFRYVTEEDRDLMPDEKNVAWTAANIKALNDMDSDDPFFMAVGIIRPHSPFVVPDKYFDMFPLEEVQLPEIFLDDRDDFTYDRSSRGHEIVDVLEHSHIDKNEGLKRYLQGYMASVAFADEMVGRVMTAVENSKFANNTIIMLYSDHGYNMGEKDYSHKNNLWEHGTRVPLIIKSPLFKATSGQKVDHPVSLVDIYPTLQDMCYLTGDTKHSALGADLDGHSLKPFLMDVNSQDFEGDEVAFSCIGNWFFKTKSHQNYGIKSKRFRYNNYADGQDELFDHLYDQNEFINVIDHPAYAEVKAAFDQKLKNKLHSEILLQDELSSTDNAFETSGNLGKANVSWGNAYVHDNTLLQRNAAGDAFLTYEVNNPGDINIEIWAPLITVDGKKVPNDIGTLKVYASSDNLTWNEVLTTEILGNYTWDSNILTYQNANEFPQNTNFVKVVLEGDGAGYNLALLGKVEIFSKEDRNIIMNLDDLTVDVDPSIFDIDPNRMRTSEAILPVVADDFSSDNIYYQKSNNNYLTNDSGNSFHNDKYRFVKSGAEAFITYEVDDVSGIRVEVVQHHSGTNIVNSDTVLTDAAVELYTSSDNITFTKVATRSVSLFIEDIINNEGQANEAIDLYRHSHKFAIISDQDLSQETKYVKVVLKSENDWGTQLSGVYIYGQNNGGGTIKQDQVIAIEPIEDKTVTAADFDILATTTSGLPLSYTVSGPVVLEGTTLSLTGETGEVSITVSQAGNGTFNAATESITFTVSALNITSISLSETDLQLNVGENHQLIANVLPAGIAAELMWSTDNPTVVEVNNQGVIEAISGGAATITVSTLDGTIYATATVISISDGVVSVPSIIEVTTTETTALVSFVESSNATYHRLEYKIDGKGWVEIDSVFNSAIDTYLLTDLIPESNYRFRMRGINSTRLSSWSPIVDFSTAGSNARKSSEVSSLENEISIYPNPIDNGFVTIVMQNSLTAFNVEVYNSIGQLHEIVKGKEVSNCKIDVTGWASGIYFMKIITDDFIETRRVIIK encoded by the coding sequence ATGAAAAAATTATTACTTTTTACTATCAACTTAATCTTACTATCAACTAGTCTAACATTTGCAACGACTTGGTACGTGAGTACAACTGGAGAAAACTCTAATAATGGAGAATTATCTACACCCTTTCTTACAATTGATTATGCTTTAAGCATTGCCGCGGATGATGATACAATTCACATCTTAGGTACAATAACAGAAAGCCAAATAATGATCACTAAATCAATTACAATAGAAGGAGATTCACCATCTACTTCAATTGTTCAAAGTGATAATATTTCTGCAATTGAATTACTAGCAGGAGTCAATCCTCCTACCTTAGTAAGTAATTCACGTATTTTCACAATAAATACTGTTGGCATTAATGTGAGGTTTAAAAACTTAACTATTCAAAACAGTGTCGATCTTGGTCAGGGAGGAGCTATTATAAACAATAAGTCAGCCTCAGTTCTTGAAATTGAAAGCTGTAATTTTATTAATAATTACTCTGCAAATTCAGGAGGAGCTATTGCTACCAATCAAGAGTTATCTATTAAAAACTCTTCGTTTATAGGTAACGAAAGTGCGTCTCATTCTGGAGCCGTTAATAATAATTCAGGTGGATATCCTTTAACTATAGAGAATTCTTTATTTTCAGGAAATAAAGCGAGTGGTACGGGTACTGGTGGCGCCGTTAGAACTAATTCGCAAAATGTTTCTTTAGTAAATAATACTTTTGTAAATAATAGTACATCGGCTGTAAATAAAGTAGAAGGGGTTAACTTCTTCGGATCTACAGGTACAATTAATTTATATAATAATATTTTTTTTAATAATAAAGGCGAAAGTGATGATAGAGCAGATGGCGAAGATTTAAGTATTTCTACCACTGGAACTATCACAGTTAATGCTAGAGCTAATATAATTTCTTACATTCATGCATCCACAACAAGAGGTTTGTTTACAGGGAATAATAACCTTTTGCAAAGTGCTAATGTTACTGCTGATTTAATAAAATTTGGACCATTACAACAAGCACAAAATGGGTTATATGTATTGCCTATTTACCCTTCATCAATCGGAGATAATACGGGTGATGAAACAAATGGAACTTTAGAAGATGCGTTGGGTTTTGTAAAAACAAATTATGATAGAGGACATCTTTCGATTGGTTCAACACCAATAGCGCCAATATTTATCACTGATAAATATCAAAATTATCCTGAAAATCAAGAAGCTTTAACATTAAAAACATTGTCGGCAAGTAATGCCGTAAGTTTTGAGATTATTGGAGGAGAAGATCAAAATGCTTTTACAATAGATAATAATGGTGATTTATCTTTTAATACTCAACCTCAATTGGGAATTCCTAATGATACGGATAACGATAATGTTTATAAAGTAGAGGTGAAAATTACGGAAGGAAATTTATCTTCAACTCAACTTTTTGAACTCAGTATTGTAGGGGCAAAACTAAATGTTGTCATGATCGTTTTAGATGATTTAAACGATTATGCGGGCTTTATGGGCGGACATTTGCAAACAAAAACGCCAAATATAGATCGTTTAGCAAGTCAAGGTGTATCTTTTATGAATGCACATTCTAATGCACCATTATGCGATCCATCAAGAGCTAGTTTCTTGAACGGTATCTTGCCAATTACATCACAACATTTTGGTACTGGTAATAGTAATTGGAAAAATAATGTAGTTTTAAAAGAATCTAAATTGATTTCCGAATATTTTATGGACAATGGTTATACAACCTATAAAACTGGTAAAATTACACACTCAACAAGTGGTGAAAACAGTTGGTGGGATTATGTTCATGAAAACTCTCACGATTATGGTCCATTAGCTTACAATGGAGTTGGAGGTGCAGTGCATCAAAACTCAGTACATCAAATGCACGATGCTGGTGGTTCTTTAGATGGTGTTTATGGGAGGTTATCTGATATACCACGAGTGAGAACACATTCGTCTTTGCAAAATGCATCAAGGTATACTGAAGGATGGTTTAGTACTACATCTAAAACGGCATTTAGATATGTAACAGAAGAAGACAGAGATTTAATGCCAGATGAAAAAAATGTGGCATGGACTGCAGCTAATATTAAAGCATTAAATGACATGGATAGTGACGACCCGTTTTTTATGGCCGTTGGAATTATTAGACCTCACTCTCCATTTGTTGTTCCTGATAAATATTTTGATATGTTCCCTTTAGAGGAGGTTCAATTACCAGAAATATTTTTAGACGATCGAGATGATTTTACATACGATCGTTCTAGTAGAGGACATGAAATTGTAGATGTTTTAGAGCACAGCCATATTGATAAAAATGAGGGTCTAAAAAGGTACTTACAAGGGTATATGGCGAGTGTTGCTTTTGCAGATGAAATGGTTGGTAGAGTAATGACTGCCGTAGAAAACAGCAAGTTTGCAAACAATACAATTATTATGTTGTATAGTGACCATGGTTATAATATGGGTGAAAAAGATTACTCACATAAAAACAACCTTTGGGAGCATGGAACACGTGTGCCTTTAATTATTAAATCTCCACTTTTTAAGGCAACAAGCGGACAAAAAGTAGATCACCCGGTCTCGTTAGTAGATATTTACCCTACGCTACAAGATATGTGTTACCTAACTGGTGATACTAAGCATTCAGCATTAGGAGCAGATTTAGACGGACATAGTCTAAAACCATTTTTGATGGATGTAAATTCACAAGATTTTGAAGGTGATGAAGTGGCTTTCTCTTGTATTGGGAATTGGTTTTTCAAAACAAAAAGTCACCAAAATTACGGAATCAAAAGTAAACGTTTTAGATATAATAATTATGCAGATGGACAAGATGAGCTGTTTGATCATCTATACGATCAAAATGAGTTTATTAATGTAATTGATCACCCTGCATACGCTGAAGTAAAAGCTGCTTTTGATCAAAAATTAAAAAATAAACTTCATTCAGAAATACTATTACAGGATGAGCTAAGTTCAACTGATAATGCATTTGAAACAAGTGGGAACTTAGGCAAAGCAAATGTATCATGGGGAAATGCTTATGTTCATGACAATACTTTACTACAAAGAAATGCTGCTGGAGATGCTTTCCTGACTTATGAAGTGAATAACCCAGGTGATATAAATATTGAAATTTGGGCTCCATTAATTACTGTGGATGGCAAGAAAGTTCCAAATGATATCGGGACACTAAAAGTATATGCATCTTCTGATAATTTAACTTGGAATGAAGTTTTAACAACAGAGATTTTAGGAAATTATACATGGGATAGCAATATTTTAACCTATCAAAATGCAAATGAATTCCCACAGAATACAAACTTTGTAAAAGTGGTTTTAGAAGGAGATGGAGCAGGTTATAATTTAGCACTATTGGGTAAGGTAGAAATTTTCTCTAAAGAGGACAGAAACATTATTATGAATCTGGATGACCTTACTGTCGATGTAGACCCGTCAATTTTTGATATCGACCCAAATAGAATGAGAACTAGCGAAGCTATTCTTCCTGTTGTAGCAGATGATTTTAGTTCTGATAATATCTATTACCAGAAATCAAATAATAATTACTTGACAAATGATAGTGGAAATAGTTTTCATAATGATAAATATCGTTTTGTAAAAAGTGGTGCAGAAGCATTTATAACATATGAAGTAGACGATGTAAGCGGTATACGTGTAGAAGTTGTACAACACCATAGTGGTACTAATATTGTAAATTCTGATACTGTATTGACAGATGCTGCAGTAGAATTGTATACTTCTTCAGACAATATAACGTTTACTAAAGTGGCTACTAGGTCAGTTTCTTTATTTATTGAAGACATTATTAATAATGAAGGACAAGCTAACGAAGCAATTGATTTGTATCGTCATTCTCATAAATTTGCAATCATTTCTGACCAAGATTTATCACAAGAAACAAAATATGTAAAGGTTGTTTTAAAATCAGAAAATGATTGGGGAACACAACTAAGTGGTGTTTATATTTATGGTCAGAATAATGGAGGTGGCACTATAAAACAAGATCAAGTAATTGCTATAGAACCTATAGAAGACAAAACGGTTACCGCTGCAGATTTTGATATACTTGCAACAACTACATCAGGTTTACCATTAAGTTATACTGTTTCTGGACCTGTAGTTTTGGAAGGAACAACCCTTTCTTTAACAGGAGAGACTGGAGAAGTTTCTATAACTGTTTCACAAGCAGGTAACGGAACATTCAATGCAGCAACTGAAAGCATTACATTTACTGTATCTGCTTTAAATATCACGAGTATTTCATTAAGCGAAACTGACCTGCAATTAAACGTTGGCGAGAATCATCAACTTATTGCTAATGTACTACCTGCTGGGATAGCTGCAGAATTAATGTGGAGTACAGACAACCCGACAGTAGTAGAGGTAAATAACCAAGGAGTAATTGAAGCAATTAGTGGCGGTGCTGCAACAATTACGGTGTCTACTTTAGACGGTACTATTTATGCAACAGCAACAGTAATTTCTATATCAGATGGTGTTGTAAGTGTACCTTCTATTATTGAGGTAACCACAACAGAAACAACAGCTTTAGTTTCATTTGTAGAAAGTAGTAATGCTACTTATCATAGGTTGGAATATAAAATTGATGGAAAAGGATGGGTTGAAATTGATAGTGTTTTTAACAGTGCGATAGATACATATCTTTTAACTGATCTTATTCCAGAATCAAATTATCGATTTAGAATGAGAGGCATAAACAGTACTAGACTTTCTTCATGGTCTCCAATAGTAGATTTTTCAACTGCTGGGAGTAATGCAAGAAAATCATCTGAGGTTTCTAGCTTAGAAAATGAAATTAGTATCTATCCTAATCCAATAGACAATGGGTTTGTAACCATTGTAATGCAAAATTCATTAACAGCTTTTAATGTAGAGGTGTATAATAGTATAGGGCAGCTACATGAAATAGTAAAAGGTAAAGAAGTATCAAATTGTAAGATTGATGTAACAGGTTGGGCTTCTGGTATCTATTTTATGAAAATCATTACAGATGATTTTATAGAAACAAGAAGAGTAATCATTAAATAA
- a CDS encoding Ig-like domain-containing protein codes for MMKRLVLLTFLIFNSLQLIAQNTYYVDIENGADANNGLTKETAWKTITKVKSFRTKYVPGDSILFHTDQVWEGQLVLNNFEGTKENPITFSSYGTGAKPHIKGNGEGTMAVHLMNCEYITFDGFEVTNRGELPLGGRYGIEIRANNKGEIYGTQVKNCDIHDINGEQDKNDGQGGGILVKNTGSTTRSRVVDVLIEGNHIYDVVRNGIYGNYNFGLETPFRNKNVLIRKNLIERIPGDAIVAFGMENAIVEYNICRDFSPLLDLENNAAAGIWAFNSVNTIIQHNQVSGHQAKHDGQGYDADFNCENTIIQYNYSFDNVGGFVLICNDGSKETAKNIKPIVRYNLSINDGFRTDGKKYANKVPAIHIAGPVTEAQIYNNTIYAPKKPASVDKEFVKSNSWFGFADKTKFYNNTFYGVEPMAFNMTSSTNNVFANNAYHGTTNALDSNPTIGTVEGNHYAALVSKRTNGFDVENAGGKDFFGNTAKPTDVGFFSGDEEQHLSLSQRLVQNKLVASINTTVNNGTLKVVNLLDSLMEEQSHAVINGDIEIEASSYPQGVYSVILEGNGILISQKFIKVKDRGFEEDEGEEKIEVTLSVGETKKLTKEGAIAWSSDNTSVVTVNETGLINAIGGGKATVTALNNLNEIIATIEVTSISYGNVGTPSNVAVKASDTSASISFTEGSNATYHRIAFRKQGQDWVEIDSIYNDNKDEYMLIGLDVLSTYEVKVSAVNFTNTSGWTSIVTFVTQINVTGITLNKSELSIYVGEDEQLEGTILPTNATVKDIKWTSDDSSVATVDENGVVTAIKSGVTNVNATTVDGNFIATVTITSVLNTVDDAPITSIVENDEVLQNIVVYPNPTSQSYFNIDFNKISSGTIEMYNTIGLVVKEIKVNNKAVIKLEIKDLNAGVYFIVISVDGKMITKKLIVE; via the coding sequence ATGATGAAAAGATTAGTACTACTAACATTTCTAATTTTCAATTCTTTACAACTTATTGCTCAAAATACTTACTATGTAGATATAGAAAATGGAGCAGATGCCAATAACGGATTGACGAAAGAAACGGCTTGGAAAACAATTACTAAGGTGAAATCCTTTAGAACAAAATATGTGCCTGGCGACTCTATATTATTCCATACAGATCAAGTATGGGAAGGGCAATTAGTGTTGAATAACTTTGAAGGAACTAAAGAAAACCCGATCACTTTTAGCTCATACGGTACAGGAGCAAAACCACATATAAAAGGTAATGGAGAAGGCACGATGGCCGTACATTTAATGAATTGTGAATACATTACTTTTGATGGTTTTGAAGTAACAAACAGGGGCGAATTGCCATTAGGGGGGAGATATGGTATTGAAATTCGTGCAAATAATAAAGGGGAAATCTATGGTACTCAAGTAAAAAATTGCGATATCCATGATATAAACGGTGAACAAGATAAGAACGATGGCCAAGGTGGTGGAATATTAGTTAAAAATACAGGAAGTACCACTAGGAGTAGAGTTGTTGATGTTCTTATTGAAGGAAATCATATTTATGATGTAGTAAGAAATGGTATATATGGCAATTACAATTTTGGATTGGAGACACCATTTAGAAATAAAAATGTACTTATTCGTAAAAATTTAATTGAAAGAATACCAGGTGACGCAATTGTTGCTTTCGGGATGGAAAATGCAATTGTTGAATATAATATTTGTAGAGATTTTTCACCTCTTTTAGATTTAGAAAATAATGCAGCAGCAGGTATTTGGGCTTTTAATTCTGTAAATACCATTATTCAACACAATCAAGTAAGCGGACATCAGGCAAAGCACGATGGGCAGGGGTATGATGCTGATTTTAATTGCGAAAATACTATTATTCAATACAATTATAGTTTTGACAATGTAGGTGGCTTTGTTTTGATTTGTAATGATGGATCTAAAGAAACAGCTAAGAATATTAAACCAATTGTAAGGTATAACTTGAGTATAAATGATGGTTTCCGTACAGATGGGAAGAAATACGCTAACAAAGTTCCTGCTATTCATATTGCTGGCCCTGTTACAGAAGCACAGATCTATAATAATACAATTTATGCACCTAAAAAGCCTGCTTCGGTAGATAAAGAATTTGTAAAATCAAATAGTTGGTTTGGCTTTGCAGATAAAACTAAATTTTATAATAATACTTTTTATGGTGTAGAACCAATGGCTTTTAACATGACATCAAGTACAAATAATGTTTTTGCTAACAACGCATATCATGGCACTACAAATGCTTTAGATAGTAACCCAACGATTGGTACTGTTGAAGGTAATCATTATGCTGCTTTAGTTTCTAAAAGAACCAATGGCTTTGATGTTGAAAATGCTGGAGGTAAGGATTTCTTTGGTAACACTGCAAAGCCAACAGATGTTGGTTTTTTTAGTGGAGATGAAGAGCAACATTTATCGTTATCACAACGACTAGTGCAAAATAAATTAGTGGCCTCTATAAATACAACTGTAAATAATGGTACACTAAAAGTGGTTAATTTATTAGATTCTTTAATGGAGGAACAATCACATGCTGTAATTAATGGCGATATTGAAATAGAAGCGTCATCTTATCCACAAGGGGTTTATAGTGTTATTTTAGAAGGAAATGGTATTTTAATTTCTCAGAAATTTATCAAAGTTAAAGACCGAGGTTTTGAAGAGGATGAGGGAGAAGAAAAAATTGAAGTAACATTATCTGTAGGAGAAACGAAGAAATTAACGAAAGAAGGTGCAATAGCTTGGAGTAGCGACAATACATCTGTTGTAACAGTAAATGAAACAGGTTTAATTAATGCAATTGGGGGTGGAAAAGCGACGGTTACAGCGTTAAACAATCTGAATGAGATAATAGCAACAATTGAGGTTACCTCTATCTCTTATGGGAATGTTGGTACACCTTCAAATGTAGCTGTAAAAGCTTCAGATACTTCAGCATCAATTTCTTTTACAGAAGGGAGTAATGCTACTTATCATAGAATTGCGTTTAGAAAACAAGGACAAGATTGGGTAGAAATAGATAGTATTTATAATGATAATAAAGATGAGTATATGTTAATTGGGCTCGATGTATTATCAACTTATGAGGTTAAGGTAAGTGCTGTAAATTTCACTAATACGTCTGGATGGACTTCGATAGTTACTTTTGTAACACAAATTAATGTAACAGGAATCACTTTAAATAAATCTGAATTAAGTATTTATGTTGGAGAAGATGAACAACTAGAAGGTACTATTCTACCAACTAATGCAACTGTAAAAGATATTAAGTGGACCAGTGATGACAGTTCCGTAGCTACAGTGGATGAAAATGGAGTTGTAACCGCTATAAAAAGTGGGGTTACAAATGTAAACGCAACTACAGTTGATGGTAATTTTATTGCAACTGTAACAATAACTTCTGTGTTAAATACTGTAGATGATGCTCCAATTACTTCAATTGTAGAAAATGATGAAGTTCTTCAAAATATAGTTGTCTACCCTAATCCTACTTCACAAAGTTATTTTAATATCGACTTTAATAAAATATCGAGTGGAACTATTGAAATGTATAATACAATTGGACTTGTTGTAAAAGAAATTAAGGTAAATAACAAAGCTGTTATTAAGTTAGAAATTAAAGACTTAAATGCAGGTGTTTACTTTATCGTGATTTCTGTTGACGGTAAGATGATTACGAAGAAGTTAATTGTTGAATAG
- a CDS encoding Ig-like domain-containing protein: MKIKLLLLLTFLALGTTTIFAQSTYYVDNMNGADSNNGLSENSAWKTLDKVKSTSWKYKPGDSILFHSGQVWQGRLFFNQLFGTKAAPIVFSSYGNGAKPHIKGNGEGSSTVQLMNCGYVTFNGFEVTNKGEQPKGGRYGIEIRANNYGEIYGTQIVNCDIHDVNGEQEKGKGQGGGILVKNTGNSVRSRLVDVLIEGNHIYDIVRNGIYGNYNFGLENPFRNKNIVIRKNVIERIPGDAIVAFGMENALVEYNICRNFTPLLDADDNAAAGIWAFNSSNTIIQYNQVSGHKAKHDGQGYDADFNCENTVIQYNYSFDNVGGFLLICSDGSKSTAFNTNPIVRYNLSIGDGFRTDGKKYANKAPSIHIAGPVEGAQIYNNTIYTPKKPSSVAKEFVKSNSWFGVSNNTSFYNNTFYGVDEMQFDMTTSKNNVFSNNAYHGTTNSLDDNPIAGTLLGNHYDSLTNKNTNGFNVDNNGGKDFFGNTASNNNVGFFSSNDQSILSLSKRLVANTLEVAIDGAISNANVRVVNLVDSLMEKHNAVTGVLPIDVSTYPQGVYMVILEDGSSVTTQKFIKVKDVEFDELEPTPNPIPKPPVETLEDEITLNVGEVKPLVIKNTLSWESDNEVVVSVDDNGIITALEGGVALISAFDDKGELIREITVVSISNGAVSVPQITNVISAETSAKILFTEGKNTTYHRVGYRAEGKPWQIADSVYNTALDSYQLSDLEANTTYHFRIRAMNNTNISAWSATVSFVTQLNEIDITLSEREVNLNTGDKHQLIATILPQEAANQELLWNSDNPSVVKVDNQGVVEALAGGIATITVTTLDGNVTTSATIISTSSGAVGIPVVLDISPSETSAEVAFTEGSNATYHRLEYRIRGSLWVEIDSVFNTSVDIYQLTGLLKGTTYQFRMRAVNGTGLSSWSKIQTFITSGSNARLNGNTSISNLEQDISIYPNPISSGMANIVLQKETSNLIIEIYTSIGQLYKVEKSTNTSRYKVDISGYSSGIYFLKIVTDNKMYTKRITIR; this comes from the coding sequence ATGAAAATAAAATTATTACTTTTACTAACATTTTTGGCTCTTGGTACAACAACTATTTTTGCACAATCAACCTACTATGTAGATAATATGAATGGTGCAGATAGCAATAATGGTTTATCAGAAAATTCGGCTTGGAAAACACTAGATAAAGTGAAAAGCACTAGTTGGAAGTATAAACCTGGAGATAGCATATTATTTCATTCTGGACAGGTTTGGCAAGGTAGGCTTTTCTTTAATCAGCTTTTTGGTACTAAAGCCGCTCCTATTGTTTTTAGTTCTTATGGAAACGGAGCAAAACCACATATTAAAGGAAATGGAGAAGGGAGTTCTACAGTACAATTAATGAATTGTGGCTATGTTACTTTTAATGGTTTTGAAGTAACAAATAAAGGAGAACAACCAAAAGGTGGGAGATATGGAATAGAAATTAGAGCAAATAATTATGGTGAAATTTATGGAACACAGATAGTAAATTGTGATATTCATGATGTAAATGGTGAACAGGAAAAAGGTAAAGGCCAAGGTGGAGGAATCCTTGTTAAAAATACAGGAAACTCTGTTAGAAGCCGTTTGGTTGACGTTCTAATTGAAGGCAACCATATTTATGATATTGTTAGAAATGGAATTTATGGAAACTACAACTTTGGTTTAGAAAACCCTTTTAGAAATAAGAATATTGTTATTCGAAAAAACGTAATTGAAAGAATACCTGGTGATGCTATTGTTGCTTTTGGTATGGAAAACGCTTTAGTAGAATACAATATATGTAGAAATTTTACTCCTTTGTTAGATGCAGATGATAATGCAGCAGCTGGCATTTGGGCTTTCAATTCATCAAATACTATTATTCAATACAATCAAGTAAGTGGGCATAAAGCTAAACATGATGGCCAAGGTTATGATGCTGATTTTAATTGTGAAAATACAGTTATTCAGTACAATTATAGTTTTGACAATGTAGGAGGATTTTTACTAATCTGCTCAGATGGCTCTAAATCTACTGCTTTTAATACAAATCCAATCGTTAGGTATAACTTAAGTATTGGAGATGGTTTTAGGACCGACGGCAAAAAATACGCAAACAAAGCACCTTCTATTCATATTGCAGGACCTGTAGAAGGGGCTCAAATTTATAATAATACAATTTATACACCTAAGAAACCGTCTTCTGTAGCAAAGGAATTTGTGAAATCGAATAGCTGGTTTGGCGTAAGTAATAACACATCATTCTATAATAATACGTTTTATGGGGTAGACGAAATGCAGTTTGATATGACTACAAGTAAAAATAATGTGTTTTCTAACAACGCCTACCATGGTACTACAAATTCTTTAGATGACAACCCGATTGCTGGTACTCTTTTAGGAAACCATTATGATTCTCTTACTAATAAAAATACAAACGGTTTTAATGTTGATAACAATGGTGGAAAAGATTTCTTTGGGAATACAGCTTCTAATAACAACGTCGGTTTTTTTAGTAGTAATGATCAAAGCATATTATCATTATCTAAAAGATTAGTAGCCAATACGTTGGAGGTTGCTATTGATGGAGCAATATCAAATGCTAACGTTAGAGTAGTAAATCTTGTAGATTCTTTAATGGAAAAACACAATGCAGTTACTGGTGTATTACCAATAGATGTTTCAACTTATCCTCAAGGAGTATATATGGTAATTTTGGAAGATGGTTCATCGGTAACAACTCAGAAGTTTATAAAAGTGAAAGATGTTGAATTTGATGAACTAGAACCAACACCTAATCCAATACCAAAACCTCCTGTAGAAACTTTAGAAGATGAAATTACTCTAAATGTTGGAGAGGTTAAACCGCTGGTAATTAAAAATACATTGTCTTGGGAAAGTGATAATGAAGTTGTTGTTTCTGTAGATGATAATGGAATAATTACAGCCTTAGAGGGAGGGGTTGCACTAATTTCTGCTTTTGATGATAAAGGTGAATTAATACGTGAAATAACTGTTGTTTCAATATCAAATGGTGCGGTTAGTGTACCTCAAATCACTAATGTAATTTCGGCAGAAACTTCTGCAAAAATTTTATTTACTGAAGGAAAAAATACTACTTATCATAGAGTAGGATATAGAGCAGAAGGGAAACCCTGGCAAATAGCAGATAGTGTTTATAATACAGCTTTAGATAGTTATCAATTATCTGATTTAGAAGCTAACACAACGTATCATTTTAGAATACGTGCTATGAATAATACCAATATTTCGGCATGGTCGGCAACTGTTTCTTTTGTAACTCAATTAAATGAGATTGATATTACACTTAGTGAGCGTGAAGTAAACCTAAATACGGGAGATAAACACCAGCTTATTGCCACTATTCTACCACAAGAAGCTGCAAACCAAGAGTTATTGTGGAATAGTGACAACCCTTCAGTTGTTAAAGTTGATAATCAGGGAGTTGTTGAAGCTTTAGCAGGTGGTATTGCTACAATTACTGTAACTACTTTAGATGGGAATGTAACCACATCGGCAACAATTATTTCTACTAGTTCTGGAGCTGTTGGTATCCCTGTAGTTTTAGATATTTCTCCATCAGAAACATCTGCAGAAGTTGCTTTTACAGAAGGAAGTAATGCAACTTATCATAGATTAGAATACCGTATAAGAGGGAGTTTATGGGTAGAAATTGATAGTGTTTTTAATACCTCTGTTGATATTTACCAATTAACAGGGTTATTAAAAGGTACAACTTATCAATTTAGAATGCGTGCAGTAAATGGTACAGGTTTATCATCATGGTCTAAAATTCAAACATTTATTACATCAGGAAGTAATGCAAGACTGAATGGTAATACATCAATTTCTAATTTAGAACAGGATATTAGTATCTATCCTAACCCAATATCGAGTGGGATGGCTAATATTGTATTGCAAAAAGAAACTAGCAATTTAATAATTGAAATTTATACTAGTATTGGTCAGTTATATAAAGTAGAGAAAAGTACAAATACTTCTCGTTATAAGGTTGATATTTCAGGGTATTCATCAGGTATTTATTTTCTTAAAATAGTTACTGACAATAAGATGTATACAAAGAGAATTACAATCAGATAA